Genomic DNA from Hypnocyclicus thermotrophus:
GCAGGAGTAACAGTAGCAAATGAAGTACATTTAGTAGGTACGCTTAATGGTTGGGACCCAACAGATAAAACTTATTCGTTAGTAAAACAATCAGATGGAACATGGTCAGCAATATATGATTTAGATGAAGGAACAGAATTTAAATTTATTTATGATAGTACAGAATGGAATGGTAATGATATAGGAAATAATGGTGCTAATTATAAATTAGGAACAAATACAGATGGTGTAGCAGAACCAGTGCTTGCATGGAAAATAACATTTAATCCGACAGAAGCAGGAGTAACAGTAGCAAATGAAGTACATTTAGTAGGTACGCTTAATGGTTGGGACCCAACAGATAAAACTTATTCGTTAGTAAAACAATCAGATGGAACATGGTCAGCAATATATGATTTAGATGAAGGAACAGAATTTAAATTTATTTATGATAGTACAGAATGGAATGGTAATGATATAGGAAATAATGGTGCTAATTATAAATTAGGAACAAATACAGATGGTGTAGCAACAATGGACTTTTAATATAAAGTGACATCAAAAAAACTCCTCTTTTTTCCGCTAGAGTTTGAGAAATCTAACTTTAGCGGTTTTTTATTTTACTTGAAATATTTAAATATTTCAAGTAAAATAAAAATAACATTAAAAATGAGAGTATTTTATAAAAAAATCAAGTGTTATAAAAATTATTTAATAGATTTAAAAGGGGAGAAAAAATGAAAAAAATCTTAAAATTATTAATATTATTTTTATCATTATTTGAATTAAGCTTTGCAAGTAATATATCTATTTTAGAAAAAAATATAAATGAAAATGCAAAAAGTTTTATTGAAAAAACTGATTTAGCTATTTTTTATTATACTTTATCTAATGTATCAAATGAATTATCTAATGAAATAAATGCAAATGAAAAATTAAATAATATAATATCAAATAATTTGAAATCAGAAAAAATAAATAATATGGAGATGTTTAATAAAGATTTTTTTTATAGACAGTCTATATTAGATAATCTATATTTTGGAAAACGTATAGGGAAAAAAATTCCAGAAAAATTTAAAGATTTAAATTGGAATATAACAAATGTAGATGATGATAAAGGAAATATAATATTAAATTATATTTTTAAAAGAATTTTAAATGATTTAAAATATAGAAAAATAAATATAAAAAATATGGAAAAGAATATAGAAATAGAATTAAAAAACAAACCATTTTATTATGGATATTTTTTAACCCATATTATTTTATATGATTCAGAGTTTTTTTCTAAAAATATAAACATTTCTCCATATTATAAAATAATAAAAGAATTAGAAAATTTAGTAGATTATGTAATCAAAAATAAAGAGTATGATTTAGGTTATGAGTTGTATATGTGTCTTAGTTATTTTCAGTTATTTGAAAATAAAGAGTATAAAAAACTAGAAAAATTTTTATTCAAAAAAAATGTATTCAAAGATACTATATTAAAAGGTGATACACATTTAAAAGTAGTATATGGTATATCATATGCAATGAAATATGAGTATACTCCAAAAGAAAAAGGTTTTATTGAGTCAATTAATGGTAAAATTTACTATGAGGTATACGGAAGTAAAAGTAAAGAAGAACCGTTAATTCTTATATCAGGTGGTCCAGGTTGGTCACATGAAATATTATACCCATTATTAAATCTTTCTAGAAAAAGACAAGTAATATTGTATGATCAAATCGGAACAGGAAAATCAAATAAAGTTTTAACTATAGAAAATTTATCAATAAATGATTATATTATTGATTTAAGTAATATAATTCAAAATTTAGGGTTAGAAAAAGTAAGTATTTTAGGTCATTCATGGGGAACTATGGTAGCAATAGATTATACTTTAAAATATCCTAAAAAAGTATCAAAGTTAATTTTAGCTTCACCTGTTATAAGTGCAAGTGACTGGGCTAGAGATACAAAAATAAAATATAATACTCTCAAATCTAGTGATAAAGATGATGAATATACAGAAAAATACTTATTAAAAGATTTATATAAATATATGGATTATTTTATAGATTTTAATGAAAATATTTATTTAAAATTATGGGGTGAAAGCGAGTATAATATAAATGGATGGTCTAAAGTATATGAAAAAAAAGAAGAATTAAACAAAATAGATAAGAAAGTTCTTATAACAGCAGGAGAGTTTGATGAAATATATCCTGAAACTATAAAAGATTGGAATAATTATTTAGAAAATAGTAAATATATTATTTTTAAAAATACAAGGCATGTACATTATATAGAAGATAGAGTAAACTTTATAAATGAGGTAAATAACTTTTTAAAAGAAGAAAATTAAATAATATTAAAATATAAAATTCTTGACAAAAACATTAAATAGGAATATAATTATAAAAAATAAAATATAAAATCTTTAGGGGCAGGGTGAAATTCCCGACCGGCGGTAAAGTCCGCGAGTTAAATCATTTAATATTTGTCAAATGATTTAACATGAACTGGTGAAATTCCAGTACCGACAGTAAAGTCTGGAAAGGATAAAGATTAAATAAAAAATAAAATATAGATGAAGAATTTATATTTATTATTGATTTAAAATGCCCCGATTAAAATCGGGGTTTTTTATTTTAAGTTTGATGATCGAAAGGAGAAATAAGAATGGAAAAGAAAAAAATATGGTTAGGCTCAATATTTGTAATAATAGCAGCAGTTTTATGGGGGCTTGATGGAGTTGTTTTAACACCGAGACTTTATAATTTGCCAGTGCCATTTGTAGTATTTTTATTACATGCTATACCATTTGCACTAATGAATTTTATATTTTATAAAGAATATAAAAAATTAAAAGAATTTAAAATACATGATTTGATATTTATGGGGTTAATTGCTTTATTTGGAGGAGCAATAGGAACATTATCAATAGTGAAAGCACTATTTTTAGTTAATTTTCACCAATTATCTGTAGTTGTTCTTTTACAAAAATTACAACCAATATTTGCTATTATTTTAGCTAGATTAATATTAAAAGAAAAAACAGGTAAAGATTTTATAGTATGGGCTTCAATAGCAATAATAGCAGCATATTTTTTAACATTTGGATTAAATGCACCACATATAGATGCAGGAAATAAAAACACAATATTAGCGGCGATGTACTCTATAATAGCGGCATTTTCATTTGGTAGTGCAACGGTTTTTGGAAAGTTTATAGTTACTAATTTTGATTTTAAAACAGCAACATTTTTTAGATATGGATTTACTACTGTAATTATGGCAGGTATACTTTTATTTACAAAAGGATTTATTCCATTAGTAAATGTTACAAAAGCAAATTGGATAATATTATTAATAATTACATTTACAACAGGAGCAGGTGCAATAGCACTTTATTATTATGGTTTAAAATTCATAGATGCTCATATATCTACAATTTGTGAATTAGCATTTCCTCTTTCAGCAGCATTTTTTGATGTGATAATTAATAAAAGTATATTATCTCCTGTACAATGGATAGCGGCTTTTGTATTGATGATAACAATAGTTAAAATTAGTTTAAATCAAAATGAAATAATAGAATATAAAAAAGCATAAAAAATAACAGGAAGAAGCTTAATATTTCTTCCTGTTATTTCTTTTATCTTGATACATCAAATTATCACTTTCTTTTAATATTTCATTTAAATTTTTAATATGCTTTAATTGTTTTATTACACTTCCAATAGAAAAATGAATATTATTATCTTTACAAATATTTGAAATACGTTCAAGAATTAAATTATGAGTATTAATTGTACACTTAGTAATAATTAATACAAATTCATCTCCACCAATTCTAAAAATATAGTCACTATTTCTTATTTCACTTGATATTATTCGTACAAATTCTTTAATTAATTTATCTCCATTATTATGTCCTTTTAAATCATTTACTTTTTTTAGATTATCAATATCCAAAAAATTAAAAGAGATATAGTCATCTGAATCAAGTTCTAGCATTAATTTATCAAAAATTCTGAAAAGAGCTTTTCTATTATAAGCAGTTGTAAGTGAATCATAAAGAGTTTCTTTCTCTAAAATATTTTGTAGAATTACTTTTTTTTCTATTTCTTTTTCAAGTTCTTTAGTTTTATTCATTAAGGTTAATTTTGTAATAAAGAAAGTTTTATCTTGCTTTTTATAAAAAAAAGCAATTATTGAAAAAATAATAGAAAGTAATATTGGAAATATTAAAGTATAAAAATGGTTTGTATTAACTTTATTGTATAAAATTAGTAAAACTAAATTTATATAAAATGGTATTATAGTTATTAATAAAATCAAAAAATAATTTAAAGAAATACTAAAAACAAATTGAAAGAAAAAAATAAATATGATTGTATGAAATAAATTATAATTTGTTTTTAAATTGTTTTCAAAGTTAAAAAAAATTAAAAAATTAAAAAATATATTTGGTAAAAAAATTAGAATAATACCCAAGAAATATGTAATTTTTTTATTTTTTTTATGAGTATAATAAAAATAAATATATATAAAAGATGAAAAAATTAAAGTTATTAAAAAATATATGTTAAAATATTTTAATTTGGTATGAAACTGTAAAAAATATATAGGAACTATAAATAAATTTAATATAGATCCTACAATTAAATTTTTAATAAAGGTTTCAAAACAATATTCTTTATATTTAAGAATAAATTTATTATTTAACATAAAATCTCCTACTTTTTATTTTTAAATTAAATTTTTAAAAAAATACTCTTGAAATTAGAATAAGTAACAAATCCTGGTTTTGAATTAGGGATTTTTTTTACATATTTTTTTTGAGTATAATCAATGGTAATATTACCAGAATTTATTTTAGAATATTTTGCTGCAATTTTTGCAGCTTCTAAAATAATATTTTCCGAAGGATTTTCTCCTTTTATAATTACATGACTTCCTGGGATATCTTTTATATGAAGCCAAATATCATTTTTATCGGCTAATTTAAAAGTTATATATTCATTTTCTTTGTTATTTTTTCCAAAATAAATTTTAAAATTATCTACTATAATATATTCTATATTAATAGTATTTTTCCTTTTTTTTCTGTTATTCTTTTTTATTTTTCTTTTTAAAATATTTTGTTCAATTAATTCATCTTCTATAGAGATTAAAGTGTTTAGATTATCAGCTAAAACAATAAAATTCTTTAAAGTAAATAGATATTCTAATTCTTTTTTTATTTCTTCTTCTCTAATTATATTATACTCTAATTTTTTCTTTAATTTATTGTATTTTTTATAATAAATATTTAGATTTTCTTGAGGAGTTAAATTTTCATCTAAATGTATAGTAATATTTTGATTATTATAAAAATCAAATAGTTCAATGTTTTTTTGATAAGGTTTTATAGAATATAAATTTGCAGCTAAAATATCGCCGATATTTTTATATTTTTCATAATCAGAGTATTTTTCTTTTTCTTTTATTATATTTTTGATAATATTATTGTTTTTTTTGATTTTATTAGTAATGACCTTTAAATAATTTTGTTTTAATTTATTTATTTTTACTGATGAAATAGTAGTTGAAATATAATTATTTAACATATCAGAAATAGAATTAAAAGATTGTTTTTCAAAACTTTCTAATGACTGATATCTAACAAAAGAAGCTATTTTTATTTCATTATTTTCTTTATAAAGAATTGGTGATTTTCTTTTATTTAGATTTTTAATAAATTCATTATAAGAATTACTATTAATAGATGTTAATTTACCTATACCAGATATATATTTATGTAAATTATATTGTTCTTTTATTTTATTATATTGTTCTTCAGAAATATCAAAAGGAGAAAGTTTATTGTTTGATGTAAAAAATTCAAAATCACTTCCATTAAATAAATTTCTTTTATTTTCTTCTAGAAATAAAGGTTTTAAAGAATTGATTATTTTTAGCTTGTTATCACATAAAAAAATATTACTATGTTTCCCCATCATTTCAAATATAAGATTATAAATATTTTTTTTACCCAACTCATCTATTTTTTCAAATTTGAAAATCATTATCCTTTCAAAATTATATTGTAAAATGTCAATAAGAGTTGCTCCTAATAAATTTTTTTTTAAAATTAACGCAAAATTTAACTGTTCTTTTGGGGCGTTATCTTTATTTGCATTAATATAACAAATCGATAAATTTGGTAAAGCAGAAAAAAACAAATTATTTTTATTAAAAAATAATGATATATTTAATTTATCATATTGTACAATTTTTGTTATTTTTTTATTTAAAATAATTGATTTTAATTCATCAATAAGTAATTTTAAATGTATTCCTTCAAAGTATATCATAATAACTCCTTTCAAAAAAAATAGGCCTAGAAAGGCCTGTTTTTAATCTTTTAATAGTAATCCAATAATATTTTTACTGTCAATAGTATCAATTTCTACTTTATTATTATCAACTAATAAAGTAATATTATATTTGTTTTTATCAAGTATTTTAACTTCTTTATTTTCTACAATACCATTTTCTTTAAAGAATTTTTTTATTAAAGTACTACCTTTTATTTCAGTAATTTTAATTTTACAACCTTTCATAAAATTATTAATAATATCAGGTTTTACAAATTCAATTTGATTTTCTAAATTAGTAAGAATTTTACCAAAAACTGTTGTAAAGGATTCTAATTCAGCATTCGATAAATTTTTAGTTATCTTAGAAATAATATCTTGATGAAAAGTTTCATGATATTTTAAAGCTTTTAGTCCTTTTCTTGATAATTCTACAAAAACTTTTCGTCTATCTTTATCACTACGTTTTCTATTTATAAATCCTTTATCATTAAGTTTATTTATTGCAACAGTGGCTGTTCCCATTGTTATACCAAGTCTATCAGAGAGTTCATTCATGGTAAGAGAATCATTTCCTATAGCTTCTACAACATGTAGTTCTGTAGTAGTAAGACATTTTATTCCTTGTTTTAATATAAGCTCTTCTGTTTCATAAAACAATTTATAAAATTTTTCGATCATTACATTTACGTTTTCAAAAGACATATATTCCTCCTAATCTTTTAAAGAAGAGATTCTCTCTTCGTAATCCCCATTAAAAATATATGAGCCAGCAACCAATATATTTGCTCCAGCAGTGATACACTTCTTTGCTGTTTCATTATTTATACCACCATCTACTTCAATGTCAATACTTTTACTTAAAGCTCGAACTTCTTTTATTTTATCAATAGAAAATTCAATAAAATTTTGGCCACCAAATCCTGGATTAACGCTCATAATAAGAACCATATCAATATCATTTATAATTTGTGATATATTATTTACTGGGGTACCAGGATTTATAGATACTCCAACTTTCACATCAAAATTTTTAATAAGTTGAATAGTCCTGTGCAAATGAACAGTAGATTCTGCATGTATTGTAATAATATCGGCACCAGCATCTACAAATTCTTTTATATATCTTTCTGGTTTATCGATCATTAAATGAACGTCAAATATTTTATCTGTTTTATCTCTTATACTTTTTATAACTAATGGCCCAAAAGATATATTTGGTACATAGTTACCATCCATTACATCTATATGTATATAATCAGCCCCAGCATTTGATATGGCAATTATTTCTTCTCCTAATTTACTAAAATCAGCTGATAAGATAGAAGGAGCTATTTTAATCATATTTATTCCACCTTTCATTTTTTAATGTATTATAAGTTTTAATATAAAAATCATATCTTATTTTTGATAATTTATTTTTTTCAACCAAATCTTTAATATAACAATTTGGTTCGTTTATATGTAAGCAATTGTTAAATTTACAATTAATTGAATATTCATAAAATTCACTAAAAAGTTCTAATAACTCTTTTTCATTTCTTATATTAGGAAGTTCAAGAGATGAAAAACCTGGAGTATCAATAATGTAACCACCATAATTAAGATGAAGAATAGTTGCTCCTTTAGTTGTATGTCGTCCCCTTGATAACTTTTTACTTATTTCACCAGTTTCAAGCTCTTTTTCGTTTTGTAGTAAATTTATAATTGTTGATTTACCTACTCCACTAGGGCCACCAAAAGCAGTTACTTTATTCTTTGTGTATTCTTTAATAGTATCAATATTTTCTGTAATTGTAGAAATATAAAATACATCAATATTTAAATTTTTTAAAAAAGATAATGAATTTTTAAATATTTTTAATTCTTTGTTATTTACTAGATCTATTTTATTAATTATTACAAAAGGTTTCACATTGTAGTAAAAACAGTCTAAAAGTAAAAGGTTAAATCTTTCCATGTCAAAATTTGGAGATTTTATTGAAAAAACTATACCTAATAAATCGATATTTGCAACTAAAGGTCTTTTT
This window encodes:
- a CDS encoding alpha/beta fold hydrolase, whose translation is MKKILKLLILFLSLFELSFASNISILEKNINENAKSFIEKTDLAIFYYTLSNVSNELSNEINANEKLNNIISNNLKSEKINNMEMFNKDFFYRQSILDNLYFGKRIGKKIPEKFKDLNWNITNVDDDKGNIILNYIFKRILNDLKYRKINIKNMEKNIEIELKNKPFYYGYFLTHIILYDSEFFSKNINISPYYKIIKELENLVDYVIKNKEYDLGYELYMCLSYFQLFENKEYKKLEKFLFKKNVFKDTILKGDTHLKVVYGISYAMKYEYTPKEKGFIESINGKIYYEVYGSKSKEEPLILISGGPGWSHEILYPLLNLSRKRQVILYDQIGTGKSNKVLTIENLSINDYIIDLSNIIQNLGLEKVSILGHSWGTMVAIDYTLKYPKKVSKLILASPVISASDWARDTKIKYNTLKSSDKDDEYTEKYLLKDLYKYMDYFIDFNENIYLKLWGESEYNINGWSKVYEKKEELNKIDKKVLITAGEFDEIYPETIKDWNNYLENSKYIIFKNTRHVHYIEDRVNFINEVNNFLKEEN
- a CDS encoding DMT family transporter: MEKKKIWLGSIFVIIAAVLWGLDGVVLTPRLYNLPVPFVVFLLHAIPFALMNFIFYKEYKKLKEFKIHDLIFMGLIALFGGAIGTLSIVKALFLVNFHQLSVVVLLQKLQPIFAIILARLILKEKTGKDFIVWASIAIIAAYFLTFGLNAPHIDAGNKNTILAAMYSIIAAFSFGSATVFGKFIVTNFDFKTATFFRYGFTTVIMAGILLFTKGFIPLVNVTKANWIILLIITFTTGAGAIALYYYGLKFIDAHISTICELAFPLSAAFFDVIINKSILSPVQWIAAFVLMITIVKISLNQNEIIEYKKA
- a CDS encoding GGDEF domain-containing protein, with product MNKTKELEKEIEKKVILQNILEKETLYDSLTTAYNRKALFRIFDKLMLELDSDDYISFNFLDIDNLKKVNDLKGHNNGDKLIKEFVRIISSEIRNSDYIFRIGGDEFVLIITKCTINTHNLILERISNICKDNNIHFSIGSVIKQLKHIKNLNEILKESDNLMYQDKRNNRKKY
- a CDS encoding Rqc2 family fibronectin-binding protein — translated: MIYFEGIHLKLLIDELKSIILNKKITKIVQYDKLNISLFFNKNNLFFSALPNLSICYINANKDNAPKEQLNFALILKKNLLGATLIDILQYNFERIMIFKFEKIDELGKKNIYNLIFEMMGKHSNIFLCDNKLKIINSLKPLFLEENKRNLFNGSDFEFFTSNNKLSPFDISEEQYNKIKEQYNLHKYISGIGKLTSINSNSYNEFIKNLNKRKSPILYKENNEIKIASFVRYQSLESFEKQSFNSISDMLNNYISTTISSVKINKLKQNYLKVITNKIKKNNNIIKNIIKEKEKYSDYEKYKNIGDILAANLYSIKPYQKNIELFDFYNNQNITIHLDENLTPQENLNIYYKKYNKLKKKLEYNIIREEEIKKELEYLFTLKNFIVLADNLNTLISIEDELIEQNILKRKIKKNNRKKRKNTINIEYIIVDNFKIYFGKNNKENEYITFKLADKNDIWLHIKDIPGSHVIIKGENPSENIILEAAKIAAKYSKINSGNITIDYTQKKYVKKIPNSKPGFVTYSNFKSIFLKI
- a CDS encoding MarR family winged helix-turn-helix transcriptional regulator — protein: MSFENVNVMIEKFYKLFYETEELILKQGIKCLTTTELHVVEAIGNDSLTMNELSDRLGITMGTATVAINKLNDKGFINRKRSDKDRRKVFVELSRKGLKALKYHETFHQDIISKITKNLSNAELESFTTVFGKILTNLENQIEFVKPDIINNFMKGCKIKITEIKGSTLIKKFFKENGIVENKEVKILDKNKYNITLLVDNNKVEIDTIDSKNIIGLLLKD
- the rpe gene encoding ribulose-phosphate 3-epimerase, translating into MIKIAPSILSADFSKLGEEIIAISNAGADYIHIDVMDGNYVPNISFGPLVIKSIRDKTDKIFDVHLMIDKPERYIKEFVDAGADIITIHAESTVHLHRTIQLIKNFDVKVGVSINPGTPVNNISQIINDIDMVLIMSVNPGFGGQNFIEFSIDKIKEVRALSKSIDIEVDGGINNETAKKCITAGANILVAGSYIFNGDYEERISSLKD
- the rsgA gene encoding ribosome small subunit-dependent GTPase A is translated as MIKISTTSTIGRVLYKIKGFYYIENEEKNIFECKLKGINKRINRKDNCVVGDIVEFDPREKIINKILERKNILKRPLVANIDLLGIVFSIKSPNFDMERFNLLLLDCFYYNVKPFVIINKIDLVNNKELKIFKNSLSFLKNLNIDVFYISTITENIDTIKEYTKNKVTAFGGPSGVGKSTIINLLQNEKELETGEISKKLSRGRHTTKGATILHLNYGGYIIDTPGFSSLELPNIRNEKELLELFSEFYEYSINCKFNNCLHINEPNCYIKDLVEKNKLSKIRYDFYIKTYNTLKNERWNKYD